Proteins from a genomic interval of Gemmatimonadaceae bacterium:
- a CDS encoding MFS transporter yields the protein MTRFSTNSVASEGAPLLGLRENWRQFWLLVLINAFVGTMVGLERTVLPLLAEHEFGLASRSAALSFIATFGVVKALTNLVAGRIGDAWGRKNVLLLGWVFAIPVPFMIMLAPSWGWVVAANILLGINQGLAWSTTVIMKIDLVGPRQRGLATGLNEFAGYVAVAVAALLSGAIASRYGLRPEPFYLGVGATVAGLTLTLLFVKDTGAHVREEVRLLENSPRTAAGAGIRQSPRQVFAMATWRDPALATASHAGLVNNLNDGVVWGLFPLFFAAAGLSLREIGFLAFIYPVTWGVCQLWTGVVSDRWGRKTLIVSGMVLQGAALIAVAFTNRLFAWTIASACLGLGTAMVYPTLLAVIGDVAHPASRGSAVGAYRFWRDAGYAIGAIFAGILADKWGIEPAIAWVGALTVATGILVAVRLPETRPG from the coding sequence ATGACGCGCTTTTCTACAAATTCCGTGGCTTCGGAAGGCGCGCCTCTCCTCGGCCTGCGGGAGAACTGGCGCCAGTTCTGGCTGCTCGTGCTGATCAATGCATTCGTCGGCACGATGGTGGGGCTGGAGCGGACGGTGCTTCCGCTGCTCGCCGAACACGAGTTCGGTCTTGCTTCCCGCAGTGCGGCCCTTTCGTTCATCGCTACCTTCGGTGTCGTCAAGGCTCTCACCAATCTCGTTGCTGGGCGGATTGGCGATGCGTGGGGTCGCAAAAACGTTCTGCTACTCGGCTGGGTGTTCGCGATCCCGGTGCCGTTCATGATCATGTTGGCGCCTTCGTGGGGATGGGTTGTTGCAGCGAACATCCTGCTTGGGATCAACCAGGGCTTGGCATGGTCGACCACGGTAATCATGAAGATCGATCTCGTCGGACCGCGACAACGGGGTCTCGCGACAGGCTTGAACGAGTTTGCCGGTTACGTCGCGGTCGCTGTCGCAGCGCTTCTTTCCGGAGCGATCGCCAGTCGCTACGGCTTGCGCCCTGAACCGTTCTACCTCGGTGTCGGGGCAACGGTCGCCGGCCTGACGCTGACTCTCCTTTTTGTAAAGGACACCGGAGCGCACGTAAGGGAGGAAGTTCGTCTCCTGGAGAACTCCCCGCGAACGGCCGCGGGCGCTGGCATTCGGCAATCGCCGCGACAGGTTTTTGCGATGGCAACCTGGCGTGATCCGGCGCTTGCTACTGCAAGTCACGCCGGACTGGTAAACAATCTGAATGACGGGGTAGTGTGGGGCCTGTTCCCGCTATTCTTTGCGGCTGCGGGACTGTCGCTTCGCGAAATCGGGTTTCTGGCGTTCATTTATCCGGTTACATGGGGAGTTTGCCAACTCTGGACTGGAGTCGTCTCGGATCGCTGGGGTCGCAAAACGCTTATCGTTTCTGGAATGGTATTGCAGGGAGCAGCATTGATCGCTGTTGCGTTCACAAATCGACTTTTCGCCTGGACCATAGCGTCGGCCTGCCTTGGCCTGGGGACAGCAATGGTGTATCCGACGCTCCTCGCCGTCATCGGGGATGTCGCCCATCCTGCTTCGCGGGGTAGTGCAGTTGGCGCATACCGCTTCTGGCGAGATGCGGGCTATGCGATAGGGGCTATCTTCGCTGGAATTCTGGCGGATAAATGGGGGATCGAACCCGCCATCGCATGGGTTGGCGCTCTGACTGTGGCAACCGGGATTCTCGTAGCTGTGAGGCTGCCTGAAACACGCCCCGGATGA
- a CDS encoding protein kinase, which yields MLPIDRLKNALNGLYTVDRELGRGGMATVYLAQDSKHDRTVALKVLHPELASSLGPERFLREIKLAARLNHPHILPLYDSGEADGFLYYVMPYVEGESLRERLDRQKQLPVDEAVHHANAIASALDYAHRQGIIHRDIKPENVMLYESEAMVMDFGIAKALSAAGSDTLTQTGMMIGTPAYVSPEQAAGAQDLDGRSDQYSLACVLYEMLSGERPFTGPSPQAVMSKRFTESPKSVRAIRPNIPENVERALTKAMSTDTAARYKSVAMFGQALISGSVSTPTDTETLPQQSGSAAKSVAVLPFINMSNDPDNEYFADGMAEEIINALSKIQSLRVASRMQSFPLKGKNEDVAEVGRKLHVSTVLDGSVRRIGNRLRITAQLVNVADGYQLWTERYDREMEDVFAIQDDISQAIVTALRVILTEGEKKAIGKGRVANVQAYDFYLRGRQYFHQLSRKNLEFAKQMFNRAIQIDPDYAIAHAGVADSCSILYMYFDAREFNLKQADSASLKALELDPELAESHAARGLAVSLSKRWDEAAQEFETAMRLDPKLYEAPYFYGRARLAQGRAEDSLKLFERASTLRPEDYQAPVLLAQAYDSLGDTANAESWYRRGVQILGERMELNPDDTRALILGGVSLARLGERERSLDMANRALSVDPDDSALLYNVACVYASLNEKERAIETLERAVDRGFGQREWIETDPDLAPLRGTPRYEAILKAM from the coding sequence GTGCTCCCAATCGACCGATTGAAGAATGCCCTGAACGGGCTGTACACCGTCGACCGCGAGCTCGGTCGAGGCGGCATGGCGACGGTCTACTTGGCGCAGGATTCCAAGCACGATCGGACTGTCGCCCTCAAGGTTCTGCACCCGGAGCTTGCCAGCTCACTCGGCCCGGAACGCTTCCTTCGCGAGATCAAGCTCGCCGCGCGCCTGAATCATCCGCACATCCTCCCGTTGTATGACTCGGGAGAGGCCGACGGATTTCTCTACTATGTGATGCCTTACGTAGAAGGAGAATCCCTGCGCGAGCGCCTCGATCGGCAGAAGCAACTCCCGGTCGACGAGGCCGTGCATCACGCGAACGCCATCGCTTCGGCACTCGATTACGCCCATCGGCAAGGGATCATCCATCGCGACATAAAGCCCGAGAACGTGATGCTGTACGAAAGCGAGGCAATGGTCATGGATTTCGGCATCGCGAAAGCGCTGAGCGCAGCCGGGAGCGACACGCTCACGCAGACCGGAATGATGATCGGCACTCCAGCTTACGTGAGCCCGGAGCAGGCGGCGGGGGCGCAGGATCTCGATGGCAGGAGCGACCAGTATTCGCTTGCGTGCGTGCTATACGAGATGCTGAGCGGCGAGCGGCCGTTCACGGGACCGTCGCCACAGGCAGTTATGTCGAAAAGGTTCACCGAGTCGCCAAAGTCGGTGCGAGCCATTCGTCCGAACATCCCCGAGAACGTCGAGCGCGCACTCACCAAGGCGATGTCGACGGACACTGCAGCCCGCTACAAGAGCGTCGCAATGTTCGGGCAGGCACTTATCTCCGGTAGCGTTTCGACGCCAACCGATACCGAGACGCTTCCTCAGCAGTCCGGCTCGGCGGCGAAATCCGTTGCGGTGCTTCCGTTCATCAACATGAGCAACGATCCCGACAACGAGTATTTCGCCGACGGGATGGCCGAGGAGATCATCAACGCGCTGTCGAAAATCCAGTCGCTTCGCGTGGCCTCGCGAATGCAGTCATTCCCGCTCAAGGGAAAGAACGAGGACGTCGCCGAGGTGGGACGCAAGCTGCACGTCTCGACCGTCCTGGACGGGAGCGTGCGCAGGATTGGAAACCGGCTGAGAATAACCGCTCAGCTCGTGAACGTCGCCGACGGCTATCAGCTGTGGACCGAGAGATACGATCGCGAGATGGAGGACGTGTTCGCGATCCAGGATGACATCTCTCAGGCAATCGTCACCGCGCTCAGAGTGATCCTGACCGAGGGCGAGAAGAAGGCGATTGGAAAAGGCCGTGTCGCCAATGTGCAGGCCTACGATTTCTATCTGCGCGGCCGCCAGTACTTTCACCAGCTCAGCCGGAAAAACCTGGAGTTTGCAAAGCAGATGTTCAATCGCGCGATTCAGATCGATCCTGATTACGCGATTGCGCACGCGGGTGTCGCCGATTCGTGCTCCATTCTCTACATGTATTTCGACGCTCGGGAGTTCAACCTCAAACAGGCGGACTCGGCGAGTCTCAAAGCGCTCGAGCTCGATCCGGAGCTCGCTGAATCGCACGCTGCCCGTGGACTTGCTGTCTCGCTCAGCAAGCGGTGGGACGAAGCGGCGCAGGAATTCGAGACCGCGATGCGTCTCGATCCAAAGCTCTATGAAGCGCCGTACTTCTACGGGCGCGCGCGGCTGGCACAAGGTCGAGCAGAGGATTCACTCAAGCTGTTCGAGCGGGCGTCGACTCTTCGCCCCGAGGATTACCAGGCTCCGGTGCTTCTGGCACAGGCATACGACTCGCTGGGCGACACCGCAAATGCGGAGAGCTGGTACCGGCGCGGAGTGCAGATTCTCGGTGAGCGCATGGAGCTGAATCCTGACGATACGCGGGCACTGATCCTGGGCGGTGTTTCCCTTGCCCGCCTTGGTGAGCGCGAGCGTTCGCTCGACATGGCAAACCGCGCGCTGTCGGTGGACCCCGATGATTCAGCGCTGCTCTACAACGTCGCGTGCGTCTATGCGTCGCTGAACGAGAAAGAGCGGGCGATCGAGACGCTGGAGCGCGCCGTCGACCGCGGCTTCGGACAGCGCGAATGGATCGAGACGGACCCTGATCTGGCGCCTCTTCGCGGGACACCGAGATACGAGGCGATACTGAAGGCGATGTAA
- a CDS encoding ASPIC/UnbV domain-containing protein, with product METYWPWGPSVDDFNADRWNDIFVAAGMNFPYRYGINSVLLNEGGRRFLPSEFVVGVEPRPKGATQKVWFTLHCSGADAFNSMCRACSQQGATTAGCQLDSGGRLTMMGALGTRSAVALDLDADGDLDIVTNEFNANPQVLVADLAQRHGISFLKVRLRGTRSNRDGLGSEVTVVLPDGRRILKLLDGKSGYLSQSNLPLYFGLADADHAAGIEVRWLAGRRQTVAGPIKAGQTIEVVEP from the coding sequence GTGGAAACGTATTGGCCGTGGGGGCCCAGTGTCGACGATTTCAACGCCGACAGGTGGAACGACATTTTCGTCGCCGCGGGCATGAACTTCCCGTATCGATACGGAATCAACTCCGTGCTGCTGAACGAGGGCGGGCGGCGTTTTTTGCCGAGTGAATTCGTGGTCGGCGTGGAGCCGCGGCCAAAAGGTGCGACGCAAAAGGTCTGGTTCACGCTCCATTGCAGCGGGGCTGACGCATTCAATTCCATGTGCCGAGCCTGTTCGCAGCAAGGTGCGACTACCGCCGGGTGTCAGCTCGATTCCGGAGGTCGTCTTACAATGATGGGCGCTCTCGGGACGCGATCGGCGGTCGCACTCGATCTCGACGCTGATGGGGATCTCGACATCGTCACCAACGAGTTCAACGCCAATCCGCAGGTGCTCGTCGCCGACCTCGCGCAACGACATGGGATCAGCTTCCTCAAAGTCCGCCTTCGCGGTACGCGATCGAACCGGGATGGGCTCGGCTCCGAGGTTACCGTCGTGCTACCCGACGGGCGTCGCATTCTGAAGCTCCTCGACGGAAAGTCGGGCTACCTCTCTCAGAGCAACTTGCCGCTCTACTTCGGCCTCGCGGACGCTGACCATGCTGCGGGGATCGAAGTCCGGTGGCTTGCGGGTCGACGCCAGACGGTGGCCGGCCCCATCAAGGCGGGGCAGACGATCGAGGTCGTCGAGCCCTAA
- a CDS encoding DUF6691 family protein, translating to MNQQAAQQKGVSDHAAAFARAGFGRMLLYILIGTGFGIVISKGEVISWFRIQEMFRFQSFHMYGIIGSALLTAAVSLRLMRHFGARTLDGQPITVPPKELGRGIRYWAGGTIFGVGWALVGACPGPLFALIGNGVTVMTVALASAIVGAWLYGNLRPTLPH from the coding sequence ATGAATCAGCAAGCGGCCCAGCAAAAAGGAGTCAGCGATCATGCCGCCGCTTTCGCGCGCGCTGGGTTCGGTCGCATGCTTCTCTACATCCTGATTGGTACGGGTTTCGGGATCGTAATCTCAAAGGGTGAGGTCATCTCCTGGTTTCGCATTCAGGAGATGTTCCGGTTTCAGTCGTTCCACATGTATGGCATCATAGGATCGGCTCTGCTGACCGCAGCGGTTTCCCTTCGGCTAATGCGACATTTTGGTGCGCGAACACTGGATGGTCAGCCGATTACCGTGCCGCCGAAAGAGCTGGGACGCGGCATCCGATATTGGGCGGGGGGAACGATCTTCGGCGTCGGTTGGGCCCTCGTTGGCGCTTGTCCGGGGCCGCTGTTTGCGCTCATTGGAAACGGTGTGACTGTCATGACCGTGGCGTTGGCGAGCGCGATTGTCGGGGCGTGGTTATATGGGAATCTGCGTCCAACACTCCCGCATTGA
- a CDS encoding YeeE/YedE thiosulfate transporter family protein, whose amino-acid sequence MDDLLSRPWPWYVAGPLIGLMVPVLLFIGNRQFGVGSNLRHICAALAPRQTEFFRYDWRNMGGWNLAFAAGIVVGGVISAQWLGSDAPTGLSFATRSDLTDLGIHSFAGLVPVELFSWESLKSVPGFVCIVIGGLFVGFGSAWAGGCTSGHAISGLADFQKASLIAVAAFFVGGLITTWVVFPYLFAGG is encoded by the coding sequence TTGGATGACCTTCTCTCTCGGCCGTGGCCATGGTATGTCGCCGGCCCCCTCATTGGGCTGATGGTGCCGGTCCTCCTGTTCATCGGAAACCGCCAGTTTGGAGTCGGTAGCAATCTCCGGCACATCTGCGCGGCTTTGGCGCCTCGGCAAACAGAGTTCTTTCGTTACGATTGGCGAAACATGGGGGGATGGAACCTCGCCTTCGCTGCCGGCATTGTCGTTGGCGGGGTCATTTCGGCACAGTGGCTCGGCAGCGATGCACCGACCGGACTTTCCTTCGCCACACGGAGCGATCTGACGGACCTCGGCATTCACAGCTTCGCGGGCCTCGTTCCCGTCGAGTTGTTCTCATGGGAAAGCCTGAAGAGCGTTCCTGGCTTCGTGTGCATCGTGATCGGCGGGCTATTTGTCGGTTTCGGCTCGGCCTGGGCGGGTGGATGCACTTCCGGACACGCAATCAGCGGGTTGGCTGATTTCCAGAAGGCATCTCTCATTGCGGTCGCGGCATTCTTTGTCGGTGGACTGATCACGACCTGGGTCGTTTTCCCGTACCTCTTCGCGGGGGGCTGA